One window from the genome of Plasmodium berghei ANKA genome assembly, chromosome: 3 encodes:
- a CDS encoding 5'-3' exonuclease, putative, giving the protein MIYIGMSKYTNLRKVFLLFILISVVNCGIPGLHKWVINNFPSCVKIVEKNQLVDVDTYINKNNKIENTVNNGNDIIKNKGINKGINKEGNKESRYNNKILDVDNLLFDLNQLLHKANVEFCSYNNYFFKLSNLIKNVLKKFHPKKNVVFAIDGICPFSKLKLQIKRRAKIKYKENKNIINDITCGSVFIEKIGQFLINFVKWLASLEKYANVKFYISTAKEVGEGELKLMNWITSYVKKDKKENNNDIENNELLKYSNYDKTDSKREEESFIVVGADADLLLQCLALKNIRNVYIYTYQTFYLNMDNDFLFKKEKQLIDKQGKNKDEEIVNETCYVGKENELTNSGKAINNLVNIKKIARKKIMVLYNLNIFINLFLNKYPIFFNQIKRDLLILFILKGNDYLPKVREGNFNVFFEAYFKMLEDNMKKEKKKINNVKNITYNGFLNKNCELNRKEFLKFLNYVQKVINFSSSYLSRNTEGNYLNLENNVEFKENQLYLPLYLVNEIIKKKIVENENIDMQIEKNNEELYKCTLVYLKNENKIKKYYYGVSKRKKIAMHIASSKFIENELPLFIKYIDFNLLKNTIKEVDRIDEINLEKLKMCVGENCNTDKEIRKLENFESTNKNEENSFSELEMNIFTKDDEKEDRKMEIYLKKFYTKNCKKKKNYEQEMKICENYIEGIKWLVEMYTKTYCINFNFFYKYSISPSLLSLYYYLCQHNVKTYNNDYTNIMQNINLNIFKNNSDYYKFINFCVNKYNDIKLKLKLEGYKGEANDKKETSNNEMINMEKASKESISFSSVKREKDNVCKHKKNINYDDNKYFENIYDILLSKNINVIKKSVEKLNEILRNFPKTKMIKYYWDMYAKKLKKFYKIIYYKSKKIFVAKVSLFNIEFETKFNSSTNLLSNNKTFSNSKKKIDNNKSLEELDKLDFNIKNNYIYSHNNLKRCNKKNNRLFSKTQNIDNNTNKFSKRVIKIKSMKLVYR; this is encoded by the coding sequence ATGATATATATTGGAATGTCAAAATACACCAATTTACGAAaggtatttttattatttatacttaTATCAGTAGTAAATTGTGGAATACCAGGTTTACATAAATGggtaataaataattttcctAGTTGTGTGAAAATTgttgaaaaaaatcaatTAGTAGACGTTGAtacttatataaataagaataataaaatagagAATACTGTAAATAATGgaaatgatataattaaaaataaagggataaataaaggaataaataaagaaggaaataaagaatcaagatataataataaaatattagatgttgataatttattattcgATTTAAATCAATTATTACATAAAGCAAATGTTGAATTTTGTAGTTacaataattatttttttaaactttcaaatttaataaaaaatgtattaaaaaaatttcatccaaaaaaaaatgtggtTTTTGCCATTGATGGGATATGTCCATTTTCgaaattaaaattacaaataaaaagaagagcaaaaataaaatataaagaaaataaaaatataataaatgatataactTGTGGAAGTGtatttatagaaaaaattggacaatttcttataaattttgtaaaatggTTAGCATCTCTCGAAAAATATGCTAatgtaaaattttatatttcaacTGCCAAAGAAGTAGGTGAAGGGGAATTAAAACTTATGAACTGGATAACTAGTTATGTtaaaaaagacaaaaaagaaaataacaatgatatcgaaaataatgaattattaaaatattcaaattatgataaaacTGATTCTAAACGAGAAGAAGAATCATTTATTGTAGTGGGCGCAGATGCAGATTTGTTGTTACAATGCTTggcattaaaaaatatacgaaatgtatatatatatacatatcagacattttatttaaatatggataatgattttttatttaagaaagaaaaacaattaaTAGACAAacaaggaaaaaataaagatgaaGAAATAGTAAATGAAACTTGTTATGTTGGAAAGGAAAATGAATTAACAAATTCAGGGAAAGCAATTAACAATttagtaaatataaaaaaaatagcgaggaaaaaaatcatggttttatataacttaaatatatttattaatttatttttaaataaatatcctatcttttttaatcaaataaaacgagatttattaattttgtttattttaaagGGAAATGATTATTTACCAAAAGTTAGAGAAGGAaattttaatgttttttttgaagcatattttaaaatgctAGAagataatatgaaaaaggaaaaaaaaaaaataaataatgtaaagaatataacatataatggatttttaaataaaaattgtgaaTTAAATCGAAaagaatttttaaaatttttgaattatgTTCAGAAggttattaatttttcaagTAGCTATTTGAGTAGAAATACGGAAggaaattatttaaatttggAAAATAATGTTGAGTTTAAGGAAAATCAACTTTATTTACCTTTATATCTTGtaaatgaaattataaaaaaaaaaatagttgaaaatgaaaatatagatatgcaaattgagaaaaataacgaagaattatataaatgtacaTTAgtgtatttaaaaaatgaaaacaaaataaaaaaatattattatggagtttcaaaaagaaaaaaaatagctatGCATATAGCATCTTCTAAatttatagaaaatgaacttcctttatttataaaatatattgattttaatttattaaaaaatactatTAAAGAAGTTGATAGGattgatgaaataaatttggagaaattaaaaatgtgtgTGGGTGAAAATTGTAATACAGATAAGGAAATTCGTAAATtagaaaattttgaaagcacaaataaaaatgaagaaaatagtTTTAGTGAATTagaaatgaatatatttacaaaagatgatgaaaaagaagacaggaaaatggaaatatatttaaaaaaattttacacaaaaaattgtaaaaaaaaaaaaaattatgaacaagaaatgaaaatatgtgaaaattatattgagGGAATAAAATGGCTAGTTGAAATGTATACTAAAACATattgtataaattttaattttttttataaatattcaatTAGTCCATCTTTATTaagtttatattattatttatgtcaACATAATGTAAAAacttataataatgattatacaaatataatgcaaaatattaatttaaacatatttaaaaataattctgattattacaaatttattaacttttgtgttaataaatataatgatatcAAATTGAAACTAAAATTGGAGGGATACAAAGGAGAAGCGaatgataaaaaagaaacatCAAACAAtgaaatgataaatatggaaaaagCATCAAAAGAATcgatttctttttcttcagtaaaaagagaaaaagaTAATGTGTGTAAACacaagaaaaatataaattatgatgataataaatattttgaaaatatttatgacattttattatctaaaaatataaatgttataaaaaaaagtgttGAAAAActtaatgaaatattaagAAATTTTCCAAAGACAAAAAtgattaaatattattggGATATGtatgcaaaaaaattaaaaaaattttataaaattatatattataaatcgaaaaaaatatttgtagCAAAGGTTTCGttatttaatatagaaTTTGAAACAAAATTTAACAGTTCTACTAATTTATTATCcaataataaaactttttcaaatagcaaaaaaaaaattgataacAATAAATCTTTAGAGGAATTAGACAAGTTAGATttcaatataaaaaataattatatttattcacacaataatttaaaaagatgtaataaaaaaaacaacagACTGTTCAGCAAAACTCAAAATATTGATAacaatacaaataaattttcaaaaagagtgataaaaattaaaagtatGAAACTTGTTTACcgttaa
- a CDS encoding hexose transporter, translated as MNILRMDILSRGGTQEIEHRDGFFNKSFQYVLSACLASFIFGYQVSVLNTIKSYIVVEFGWCSTKTDTSCEDSILKSSFLLASVFIGAVLGSGFSGYLVKFGRRFSLMVIYIFFIFVSILTSISHHFHTILYARLLSGFGIGLITVSVPMYISEMTHKDKKGAYGVLHQLFITFGIFVAVLLGLFLGDGPTVADKSINLSKFEMFWWRFMFFLPTVISLFGIILLTAFYKEETPYFLYENGNIEGSKNILKKIYGPSDADDALRAIKDAIDQNKAAKESSLSLLSALKIPAYRNVIILGCILSGFQQFTGINVLVANSNELYKEFLNKNLITTLSVIMTAVNFLMTFPAIYIIEKIGRKTLLLGGCIGVICAFLPTVIARQVWGQTNIVNGLSIAGTFVMIISFAVSYGPVLWIYLHEMFPSEIKDSAASLASLINWVCAIIVVFPSDIIIKKSPSILFMFFSVMCIIAFLFIFFFIKETKGGEIGTSPYISLEERQKHISKSRV; from the coding sequence atgaatatattgcGTATGGATATATTATCAAGAGGGGGGACTCAGGAAATAGAGCATAGGGATggtttttttaacaaatcaTTTCAATATGTTTTATCAGCATGTTTAGCATCCTTTATTTTTGGCTACCAAGTTAGTGTTTTAAATACAATTAAAAGTTATATAGTGGTAGAATTTGGATGGTGTAGTACAAAAACTGATACATCATGTGAAGACAGCATCCTAAAAAgctcatttttattagctTCAGTATTTATTGGAGCAGTTTTAGGAAGTGGATTTTCAGGATATTTAGTTAAGTTTGGAAGAAGATTTTCATTAAtggttatatatatattttttatttttgtaagtATATTAACATCTATTAGTCATCATTTCcatacaatattatatgctCGTTTATTAAGTGGTTTTGGCATTGGTTTAATAACAGTAAGTGTACCAATGTACATATCTGAAATGACACACAAGGATAAAAAGGGAGCATATGGTGTATTGCATCAGttatttataacatttGGAATATTTGTTGCAGTTTTATTGGGACTATTTTTGGGAGATGGACCTACTGTAGCTGATAAATCGATcaatttatcaaaatttgAAATGTTTTGGTGGAggtttatgttttttttaccCACTGTAATATCTCTTTTTggaataattttattgacTGCATTTTACAAAGAAGAAACTCCatactttttatatgaaaatggaaatattgAAGGgtctaaaaatatattgaagaaaatatatggaCCATCAGATGCAGATGATGCACTTAGAGCTATTAAAGATGCCATTGATCAAAATAAAGCAGCTAAAGAAAGttctttatcattattaagCGCCTTAAAAATTCCAGCATATAGAaatgttataatattaGGATGTATATTATCAGGTTTTCAACAATTTACTGGTATAAACGTATTAGTAGCCAATTCGaatgaattatataaagaatttttaaataaaaacttaATAACAACATTAAGTGTGATAATGACAGcagttaattttttgatgACATTTCCagctatatatattatagaaaaaattggaagaaaaacattattattaggaGGATGTATTGGAGTTATTTGTGCATTTTTACCAACCGTTATAGCTAGGCAAGTATGGGGTCAAACCAATATTGTAAATGGATTATCTATAGCTGGAACGTTTGTTATGATTATATCATTTGCTGTATCATATGGTCCAGTATTATGGATATATTTGCATGAAATGTTTCCTTCCGAAATAAAAGACAGCGCAGCTAGTTTAGCTTCATTAATAAATTGGGTGTGTGCAATTATTGTGGTTTTTCCATCagatattattattaagaAATCGCCATCTATactttttatgtttttttcagTAATGTGTATAATCGCattcttatttatatttttcttcattaaaGAAACAAAGGGTGGTGAAATTGGAACAAGCCCTTATATTTCACTTGAAGAAAGACAAAAACATATAAGCAAATCAAGAGTTTAA